Proteins found in one Arachis stenosperma cultivar V10309 chromosome 8, arast.V10309.gnm1.PFL2, whole genome shotgun sequence genomic segment:
- the LOC130943938 gene encoding wall-associated receptor kinase-like 14: MIIIRKQTILILLVLCFLFRSLSTAQVNYRTCNQTCGSSKPYPYPFGFSSDCGIRLNCTTDGGILIGKFPVQEVTTDSIIVGIKAQCNRPFYTFHELFSHKYAPTSGNVIFVQNCSKTASSCTVPEAMVREYFDYSEDCREGSSLSCYFENNSTNKFLNKSILDGYGCGNFMSSICSENLRNNSGAPVSLEVATIQLGWWLQGACQCSSDANCTEIESPVDRKPGFRCTCKEGFVGDGFLAGTGCTRIRASSACNAAKYMSGRCGGTVRFVILIAGFAVGISVMISAVSVFCCLFKKRSKLRVTKSTKRRFTEATVNYSVPIYPYKDIERATNSFSEKQRLGTGAYGTVYAGKLHNNDELVAIKRIKQRDANDSIEQVMNEIKLLSSVSHTNLVRLLGCCIEHGEQILVYEFMPNGTLSQHLQKERGDGLSWPIRLRIATETAQAIAHLHSAMNPPIYHRDIKSSNILLDSNFGSKVADFGLSRLGMTEISHISTAPQGTPGYVDPQYHQDFHLSDKSDVYSFGVVLVEIITGLKVVDFTRPHNEVNLASLATDRIGNGLLDEIIDPFLVPQARSDPWTLSSIHKVAELAFRCLAFHRDMRPSMTEVASELEQLTLTTWPSFGDNHNCVASTELSSSSSSSSSSNESEKPLSSRTKVGLLTGPKLRSLLDRTKSSSPVSVQDREVWLSEQSSPSSNSFPSKSFD; encoded by the exons ATGATCATCATCAGAAAGCAGACAATTTTGATCCTTCTAGTGTTATGCTTTCTCTTCCGCTCTCTAAGCACGGCACAAGTGAACTACCGAACGTGCAACCAAACATGCGGTTCATCCAAACCTTACCCTTACCCTTTCGGATTCTCCTCCGACTGCGGAATCCGCCTCAATTGTACCACCGACGGCGGAATCTTGATCGGTAAATTCCCAGTCCAAGAAGTAACAACGGACAGCATAATCGTCGGCATCAAAGCACAGTGCAATCGCCCATTTTATACATTCCACGAACTCTTCAGCCACAAGTACGCTCCCACATCGGGGAACGTGATCTTCGTGCAGAACTGCTCCAAAACGGCGTCGTCTTGCACCGTTCCGGAGGCTATGGTGCGGGAATACTTTGACTACTCTGAGGATTGCAGAGAGGGAAGTAGCTTGAGCTGCTACTTCGAAAACAACAGCACCAACAAGTTCTTGAATAAGAGCATCTTGGATGGGTACGGCTGTGGCAACTTTATGTCTTCCATCTGTTCGGAAAATTTGAGGAACAATTCCGGTGCTCCGGTGTCGTTGGAGGTAGCCACAATTCAGCTTGGTTGGTGGCTTCAGGGAGCTTGCCAGTGTTCTAGTGATGCTAATTGTACCGAAATTGAGTCCCCCGTTGATCGGAAACCCGGCTTTCGGTGTACCTGCAAGGAAGGCTTTGTCGGCGATGGCTTTCTTGCCGGAACAGGCTGTACGAGAATCAGAG CCTCTTCAGCATGCAACGCAGCCAAGTACATGTCTGGCAGATGTGGAGGAACAGTGAGATTTGTCATCTTGATTGCAG GATTTGCTGTAGGAATTTCAGTGATGATAAGTGCGGTTTCAGTATTTTGTTGTTTGTTTAAAAAGCGCAGCAAATTGAGAGTCACAAAGAGCACAAAAAGGCGGTTCACGGAAGCAACCGTCAACTACAGCGTCCCTATCTATCCCTACAAAGACATAGAGAGAGCCACCAACAGTTTCTCTGAGAAACAACGCCTGGGAACCGGTGCATACGGTACAGTTTACGCGGGAAAACTTCACAACAACGATGAATTGGTTGCCATCAAGAGAATAAAACAGAGGGACGCCAACGACAGCATCGAGCAAGTAATGAACGAGATCAAGCTCCTCTCTTCAGTCAGTCACACTAACTTAGTGCGATTGTTGGGTTGCTGCATAGAACACGGAGAACAGATCCTGGTCTATGAGTTCATGCCGAACGGAACATTGAGTCAGCATCTTCAAAAAGAACGAGGAGACGGTCTTTCATGGCCGATTCGATTAAGAATTGCCACCGAAACAGCACAAGCCATTGCACATCTTCACTCTGCCATGAATCCCCCAATCTACCATAGAGATATCAAATCCAGCAACATACTCTTGGATTCCAATTTCGGTTCAAAGGTAGCTGATTTCGGTCTCTCTAGACTTGGAATGACTGAAATATCCCACATTTCAACGGCGCCACAGGGGACCCCTGGCTATGTTGATCCGCAGTACCATCAAGACTTTCATCTTTCTGACAAGAGTGATGTTTACAGCTTCGGCGTTGTTCTTGTTGAGATCATAACTGGACTCAAGGTGGTTGACTTTACCCGCCCTCATAATGAAGTGAACCTGGCCTCCCTTGCAACTGATAGGATCGGGAACGGGCTCTTGGACGAGATCATAGACCCCTTTCTTGTGCCTCAAGCAAGAAGTGATCCTTGGACACTTTCCTCAATACACAAGGTTGCTGAGTTGGCATTTAGATGCCTTGCGTTCCATAGAGATATGAGGCCTTCAATGACAGAAGTGGCAAGCGAGTTAGAACAACTCACTCTTACTACGTGGCCTAGTTTTGGTGACAATCATAATTGTGTAGCTTCTACAGAGTtatcctcttcttcttcctcctcctcctcctctaaTGAGAGTGAGAAACCACTTAGCAGTAGAACCAAGGTCGGGCTACTAACTGGGCCCAAGTTAAGGTCGTTGTTGGATAGGACCAAAAGTAGCTCACCGGTTTCGGTGCAAGATAGAGAAGTATGGTTGAGTGAACAAAGCTCTCCCTCGTCAAATAGTTTCCCTAGCAAGTCATTTGATTGA